A genomic window from Camelus ferus isolate YT-003-E chromosome X, BCGSAC_Cfer_1.0, whole genome shotgun sequence includes:
- the FOXP3 gene encoding forkhead box protein P3 isoform X5: protein MPNPRPAKPLAPSLVLGPSPGASPSWRAAPKAPDQLGAKGPGTTFQGRDLRGGAHASSSSLNPMPPSQLQLPTVPLVMVAPSGTRLGPSPHLQALLQDRPHFVHQLSTVDAHARTPVLQVRPLDSPAMISLPPPTAATGVFSLKARPGLPPGINVTSLEWVSREPALLCAFPSPSVPRKDSTLSTVPQGAYSLLANGVCKWPGCEKVFEEPEGFLKHCQADHLLDEKGRAQCLLQREVVQSLEQQLVLEKEKLGAMQAHLAGKMATTKAPSAASSEKGSCCIVAAGTQGTAGPAWPGPQEAPDGLFAVRRHLWGSHGNSTFPEFFHNMDYFKFHNMRPPFTYATLIRWAILEAPEKQRTLNEIYHWFTRMFAFFRNHPATWKNAIRHNLSLHKCFVRVESEKGAVWTVDEFEFRKKRSQRPSRCSNPTPGS from the exons ATGCCCAACCCCAGGCCAGCCAAGCCCTTGGCCCCTTCCTTGGTGCTCGGCCCATCACCAGGAGCCTCACCCAGCTGGAGGGCTGCACCCAAGGCCCCAGACCAGCTGGGAGCCAAGGGCCCGGGGACAACCTTCCAGGGCCGGGACCTCAGAGGGGGGGCCCacgcctcctcttcctccttgaaCCCCATGCCACCATCGCAGCTGCAG ctgcCCACAGTGCCCCTTGTCATGGTGGCACCCTCCGGAACACGGCTgggtccctctccccacctgcaggCACTCCTCCAGGACAGGCCACACTTTGTGCATCAG CTCTCAACAGTGGATGCCCATGCCCGGACCCCCGTGCTGCAGGTGCGCCCACTGGACAGCCCAGCTATGATCAGCCTCCCGCCACCCACTGCTGCTACTGGGGTCTTCTCCCTCAAGGCCCGGCCCGGCCTGCCACCTG GGATCAACGTGACCAGCCTGGAGTGGGTGTCCAGGGAGCCAGCACTGCTCTGTGCCTTCCCAAGCCCCAGTGTGCCCAGGAAGGACAG CACCCTTTCGACTGTGCCCCAGGGCGCCTACTCACTGCTGGCAAATGGTGTCTGCAAGTGGCCCGGATGCGAGAAGGTCTTCGAGGAGCCAGAGGGCTTCCTCAA GCACTGCCAGGCAGACCACCTCCTGGATGAGAAGGGCAGGGCTCAGTGTCTTCTCCAGAGGGAGGTGGTGCAGTCTCTGGAGCAACAG CTGGTGCTGGAGAAGGAGAAGCTGGGTGCTATGCAGGCCCACCTGGCTGGGAAGATGGCCACAACCAAGGCTCCATCTGCG gcatCATCTGAGAAGGGCTCCTGCTGTATCGTAGCCGCTGGCACCCAGGGCActgctggcccagcctggcccggCCCCCAGGAGGCCCCTGACGGCCTGTTTGCTGTGCGGAGGCACCTCTGGGGCAGCCATGGAAACAGCACATTCCCAG AGTTCTTCCACAACATGGACTACTTCAAGTTCCACAACATGCGGCCCCCTTTCACCTATGCCACCCTCATCCGTTGG GCCATCCTGGAGGCTCCCGAGAAGCAGCGGACCCTCAATGAGATCTATCACTGGTTTACACGCATGTTCGCCTTCTTCAGAAACCACCCTGCCACCTGGAAG AATGCCATCCGCCACAACCTGAGCCTGCACAAGTGCTTTGTGCGTGTGGAGAGTGAGAAGGGGGCCGTGTGGACCGTGGATGAGTTCGAGTTCCGCAAGAAGAGGAGCCAGAGGCCCAGCAGGTGTTCCAACCCCACACCTGGCTCCTGA
- the FOXP3 gene encoding forkhead box protein P3 isoform X4 — protein MPNPRPAKPLAPSLVLGPSPGASPSWRAAPKAPDQLGAKGPGTTFQGRDLRGGAHASSSSLNPMPPSQLQLPTVPLVMVAPSGTRLGPSPHLQALLQDRPHFVHQLSTVDAHARTPVLQVRPLDSPAMISLPPPTAATGVFSLKARPGLPPGINVTSLEWVSREPALLCAFPSPSVPRKDRSVRRAGKAPCPAVPCPDILCPPSTLSTVPQGAYSLLANGVCKWPGCEKVFEEPEGFLKHCQADHLLDEKGRAQCLLQREVVQSLEQQLVLEKEKLGAMQAHLAGKMATTKAPSAASSEKGSCCIVAAGTQGTAGPAWPGPQEAPDGLFAVRRHLWGSHGNSTFPEFFHNMDYFKFHNMRPPFTYATLIRWAILEAPEKQRTLNEIYHWFTRMFAFFRNHPATWKNAIRHNLSLHKCFVRVESEKGAVWTVDEFEFRKKRSQRPSRCSNPTPGS, from the exons ATGCCCAACCCCAGGCCAGCCAAGCCCTTGGCCCCTTCCTTGGTGCTCGGCCCATCACCAGGAGCCTCACCCAGCTGGAGGGCTGCACCCAAGGCCCCAGACCAGCTGGGAGCCAAGGGCCCGGGGACAACCTTCCAGGGCCGGGACCTCAGAGGGGGGGCCCacgcctcctcttcctccttgaaCCCCATGCCACCATCGCAGCTGCAG ctgcCCACAGTGCCCCTTGTCATGGTGGCACCCTCCGGAACACGGCTgggtccctctccccacctgcaggCACTCCTCCAGGACAGGCCACACTTTGTGCATCAG CTCTCAACAGTGGATGCCCATGCCCGGACCCCCGTGCTGCAGGTGCGCCCACTGGACAGCCCAGCTATGATCAGCCTCCCGCCACCCACTGCTGCTACTGGGGTCTTCTCCCTCAAGGCCCGGCCCGGCCTGCCACCTG GGATCAACGTGACCAGCCTGGAGTGGGTGTCCAGGGAGCCAGCACTGCTCTGTGCCTTCCCAAGCCCCAGTGTGCCCAGGAAGGACAGGTCAGTGCGCAGGGCTGGGAAGGCCCCTTGCCCTGCCGTCCCCTGCCCTGACATCCTTTGTCCCCCCAGCACCCTTTCGACTGTGCCCCAGGGCGCCTACTCACTGCTGGCAAATGGTGTCTGCAAGTGGCCCGGATGCGAGAAGGTCTTCGAGGAGCCAGAGGGCTTCCTCAA GCACTGCCAGGCAGACCACCTCCTGGATGAGAAGGGCAGGGCTCAGTGTCTTCTCCAGAGGGAGGTGGTGCAGTCTCTGGAGCAACAG CTGGTGCTGGAGAAGGAGAAGCTGGGTGCTATGCAGGCCCACCTGGCTGGGAAGATGGCCACAACCAAGGCTCCATCTGCG gcatCATCTGAGAAGGGCTCCTGCTGTATCGTAGCCGCTGGCACCCAGGGCActgctggcccagcctggcccggCCCCCAGGAGGCCCCTGACGGCCTGTTTGCTGTGCGGAGGCACCTCTGGGGCAGCCATGGAAACAGCACATTCCCAG AGTTCTTCCACAACATGGACTACTTCAAGTTCCACAACATGCGGCCCCCTTTCACCTATGCCACCCTCATCCGTTGG GCCATCCTGGAGGCTCCCGAGAAGCAGCGGACCCTCAATGAGATCTATCACTGGTTTACACGCATGTTCGCCTTCTTCAGAAACCACCCTGCCACCTGGAAG AATGCCATCCGCCACAACCTGAGCCTGCACAAGTGCTTTGTGCGTGTGGAGAGTGAGAAGGGGGCCGTGTGGACCGTGGATGAGTTCGAGTTCCGCAAGAAGAGGAGCCAGAGGCCCAGCAGGTGTTCCAACCCCACACCTGGCTCCTGA
- the FOXP3 gene encoding forkhead box protein P3 isoform X2, producing the protein MLWGCADLHTCVPDTNVCVHVRTHVTRAGVPWGHAQMPALTRVGIHVVPVVEYFTYPTPPQRMSNSFPLCPHSLPLDKDPMPNPRPAKPLAPSLVLGPSPGASPSWRAAPKAPDQLGAKGPGTTFQGRDLRGGAHASSSSLNPMPPSQLQLPTVPLVMVAPSGTRLGPSPHLQALLQDRPHFVHQVRPLDSPAMISLPPPTAATGVFSLKARPGLPPGINVTSLEWVSREPALLCAFPSPSVPRKDRSVRRAGKAPCPAVPCPDILCPPSTLSTVPQGAYSLLANGVCKWPGCEKVFEEPEGFLKHCQADHLLDEKGRAQCLLQREVVQSLEQQLVLEKEKLGAMQAHLAGKMATTKAPSAASSEKGSCCIVAAGTQGTAGPAWPGPQEAPDGLFAVRRHLWGSHGNSTFPEFFHNMDYFKFHNMRPPFTYATLIRWAILEAPEKQRTLNEIYHWFTRMFAFFRNHPATWKNAIRHNLSLHKCFVRVESEKGAVWTVDEFEFRKKRSQRPSRCSNPTPGS; encoded by the exons ATGCTCTGGGGCTGTGCAGATCTGCACACCTGTGTTCCTGACAccaatgtgtgtgtgcacgtgcgtacACACGTGACCAGAGCTGGGGTCCCTTGGGGACATGCACAAATGCCTGCTCTGACCAGAGTGGGCATCCATGTGGTTCCAGTAGTTGAGTATTTCACataccccacccctccccagcgcATGTCTAATTCCTTCCCCCTGTGTCCCCACAGCCTGCCCTTGGACAAGGACCCAATGCCCAACCCCAGGCCAGCCAAGCCCTTGGCCCCTTCCTTGGTGCTCGGCCCATCACCAGGAGCCTCACCCAGCTGGAGGGCTGCACCCAAGGCCCCAGACCAGCTGGGAGCCAAGGGCCCGGGGACAACCTTCCAGGGCCGGGACCTCAGAGGGGGGGCCCacgcctcctcttcctccttgaaCCCCATGCCACCATCGCAGCTGCAG ctgcCCACAGTGCCCCTTGTCATGGTGGCACCCTCCGGAACACGGCTgggtccctctccccacctgcaggCACTCCTCCAGGACAGGCCACACTTTGTGCATCAG GTGCGCCCACTGGACAGCCCAGCTATGATCAGCCTCCCGCCACCCACTGCTGCTACTGGGGTCTTCTCCCTCAAGGCCCGGCCCGGCCTGCCACCTG GGATCAACGTGACCAGCCTGGAGTGGGTGTCCAGGGAGCCAGCACTGCTCTGTGCCTTCCCAAGCCCCAGTGTGCCCAGGAAGGACAGGTCAGTGCGCAGGGCTGGGAAGGCCCCTTGCCCTGCCGTCCCCTGCCCTGACATCCTTTGTCCCCCCAGCACCCTTTCGACTGTGCCCCAGGGCGCCTACTCACTGCTGGCAAATGGTGTCTGCAAGTGGCCCGGATGCGAGAAGGTCTTCGAGGAGCCAGAGGGCTTCCTCAA GCACTGCCAGGCAGACCACCTCCTGGATGAGAAGGGCAGGGCTCAGTGTCTTCTCCAGAGGGAGGTGGTGCAGTCTCTGGAGCAACAG CTGGTGCTGGAGAAGGAGAAGCTGGGTGCTATGCAGGCCCACCTGGCTGGGAAGATGGCCACAACCAAGGCTCCATCTGCG gcatCATCTGAGAAGGGCTCCTGCTGTATCGTAGCCGCTGGCACCCAGGGCActgctggcccagcctggcccggCCCCCAGGAGGCCCCTGACGGCCTGTTTGCTGTGCGGAGGCACCTCTGGGGCAGCCATGGAAACAGCACATTCCCAG AGTTCTTCCACAACATGGACTACTTCAAGTTCCACAACATGCGGCCCCCTTTCACCTATGCCACCCTCATCCGTTGG GCCATCCTGGAGGCTCCCGAGAAGCAGCGGACCCTCAATGAGATCTATCACTGGTTTACACGCATGTTCGCCTTCTTCAGAAACCACCCTGCCACCTGGAAG AATGCCATCCGCCACAACCTGAGCCTGCACAAGTGCTTTGTGCGTGTGGAGAGTGAGAAGGGGGCCGTGTGGACCGTGGATGAGTTCGAGTTCCGCAAGAAGAGGAGCCAGAGGCCCAGCAGGTGTTCCAACCCCACACCTGGCTCCTGA
- the FOXP3 gene encoding forkhead box protein P3 isoform X1: MLWGCADLHTCVPDTNVCVHVRTHVTRAGVPWGHAQMPALTRVGIHVVPVVEYFTYPTPPQRMSNSFPLCPHSLPLDKDPMPNPRPAKPLAPSLVLGPSPGASPSWRAAPKAPDQLGAKGPGTTFQGRDLRGGAHASSSSLNPMPPSQLQLPTVPLVMVAPSGTRLGPSPHLQALLQDRPHFVHQLSTVDAHARTPVLQVRPLDSPAMISLPPPTAATGVFSLKARPGLPPGINVTSLEWVSREPALLCAFPSPSVPRKDRSVRRAGKAPCPAVPCPDILCPPSTLSTVPQGAYSLLANGVCKWPGCEKVFEEPEGFLKHCQADHLLDEKGRAQCLLQREVVQSLEQQLVLEKEKLGAMQAHLAGKMATTKAPSAASSEKGSCCIVAAGTQGTAGPAWPGPQEAPDGLFAVRRHLWGSHGNSTFPEFFHNMDYFKFHNMRPPFTYATLIRWAILEAPEKQRTLNEIYHWFTRMFAFFRNHPATWKNAIRHNLSLHKCFVRVESEKGAVWTVDEFEFRKKRSQRPSRCSNPTPGS, translated from the exons ATGCTCTGGGGCTGTGCAGATCTGCACACCTGTGTTCCTGACAccaatgtgtgtgtgcacgtgcgtacACACGTGACCAGAGCTGGGGTCCCTTGGGGACATGCACAAATGCCTGCTCTGACCAGAGTGGGCATCCATGTGGTTCCAGTAGTTGAGTATTTCACataccccacccctccccagcgcATGTCTAATTCCTTCCCCCTGTGTCCCCACAGCCTGCCCTTGGACAAGGACCCAATGCCCAACCCCAGGCCAGCCAAGCCCTTGGCCCCTTCCTTGGTGCTCGGCCCATCACCAGGAGCCTCACCCAGCTGGAGGGCTGCACCCAAGGCCCCAGACCAGCTGGGAGCCAAGGGCCCGGGGACAACCTTCCAGGGCCGGGACCTCAGAGGGGGGGCCCacgcctcctcttcctccttgaaCCCCATGCCACCATCGCAGCTGCAG ctgcCCACAGTGCCCCTTGTCATGGTGGCACCCTCCGGAACACGGCTgggtccctctccccacctgcaggCACTCCTCCAGGACAGGCCACACTTTGTGCATCAG CTCTCAACAGTGGATGCCCATGCCCGGACCCCCGTGCTGCAGGTGCGCCCACTGGACAGCCCAGCTATGATCAGCCTCCCGCCACCCACTGCTGCTACTGGGGTCTTCTCCCTCAAGGCCCGGCCCGGCCTGCCACCTG GGATCAACGTGACCAGCCTGGAGTGGGTGTCCAGGGAGCCAGCACTGCTCTGTGCCTTCCCAAGCCCCAGTGTGCCCAGGAAGGACAGGTCAGTGCGCAGGGCTGGGAAGGCCCCTTGCCCTGCCGTCCCCTGCCCTGACATCCTTTGTCCCCCCAGCACCCTTTCGACTGTGCCCCAGGGCGCCTACTCACTGCTGGCAAATGGTGTCTGCAAGTGGCCCGGATGCGAGAAGGTCTTCGAGGAGCCAGAGGGCTTCCTCAA GCACTGCCAGGCAGACCACCTCCTGGATGAGAAGGGCAGGGCTCAGTGTCTTCTCCAGAGGGAGGTGGTGCAGTCTCTGGAGCAACAG CTGGTGCTGGAGAAGGAGAAGCTGGGTGCTATGCAGGCCCACCTGGCTGGGAAGATGGCCACAACCAAGGCTCCATCTGCG gcatCATCTGAGAAGGGCTCCTGCTGTATCGTAGCCGCTGGCACCCAGGGCActgctggcccagcctggcccggCCCCCAGGAGGCCCCTGACGGCCTGTTTGCTGTGCGGAGGCACCTCTGGGGCAGCCATGGAAACAGCACATTCCCAG AGTTCTTCCACAACATGGACTACTTCAAGTTCCACAACATGCGGCCCCCTTTCACCTATGCCACCCTCATCCGTTGG GCCATCCTGGAGGCTCCCGAGAAGCAGCGGACCCTCAATGAGATCTATCACTGGTTTACACGCATGTTCGCCTTCTTCAGAAACCACCCTGCCACCTGGAAG AATGCCATCCGCCACAACCTGAGCCTGCACAAGTGCTTTGTGCGTGTGGAGAGTGAGAAGGGGGCCGTGTGGACCGTGGATGAGTTCGAGTTCCGCAAGAAGAGGAGCCAGAGGCCCAGCAGGTGTTCCAACCCCACACCTGGCTCCTGA
- the FOXP3 gene encoding forkhead box protein P3 isoform X3, with amino-acid sequence MLWGCADLHTCVPDTNVCVHVRTHVTRAGVPWGHAQMPALTRVGIHVVPVVEYFTYPTPPQRMSNSFPLCPHSLPLDKDPMPNPRPAKPLAPSLVLGPSPGASPSWRAAPKAPDQLGAKGPGTTFQGRDLRGGAHASSSSLNPMPPSQLQLPTVPLVMVAPSGTRLGPSPHLQALLQDRPHFVHQLSTVDAHARTPVLQVRPLDSPAMISLPPPTAATGVFSLKARPGLPPGINVTSLEWVSREPALLCAFPSPSVPRKDSTLSTVPQGAYSLLANGVCKWPGCEKVFEEPEGFLKHCQADHLLDEKGRAQCLLQREVVQSLEQQLVLEKEKLGAMQAHLAGKMATTKAPSAASSEKGSCCIVAAGTQGTAGPAWPGPQEAPDGLFAVRRHLWGSHGNSTFPEFFHNMDYFKFHNMRPPFTYATLIRWAILEAPEKQRTLNEIYHWFTRMFAFFRNHPATWKNAIRHNLSLHKCFVRVESEKGAVWTVDEFEFRKKRSQRPSRCSNPTPGS; translated from the exons ATGCTCTGGGGCTGTGCAGATCTGCACACCTGTGTTCCTGACAccaatgtgtgtgtgcacgtgcgtacACACGTGACCAGAGCTGGGGTCCCTTGGGGACATGCACAAATGCCTGCTCTGACCAGAGTGGGCATCCATGTGGTTCCAGTAGTTGAGTATTTCACataccccacccctccccagcgcATGTCTAATTCCTTCCCCCTGTGTCCCCACAGCCTGCCCTTGGACAAGGACCCAATGCCCAACCCCAGGCCAGCCAAGCCCTTGGCCCCTTCCTTGGTGCTCGGCCCATCACCAGGAGCCTCACCCAGCTGGAGGGCTGCACCCAAGGCCCCAGACCAGCTGGGAGCCAAGGGCCCGGGGACAACCTTCCAGGGCCGGGACCTCAGAGGGGGGGCCCacgcctcctcttcctccttgaaCCCCATGCCACCATCGCAGCTGCAG ctgcCCACAGTGCCCCTTGTCATGGTGGCACCCTCCGGAACACGGCTgggtccctctccccacctgcaggCACTCCTCCAGGACAGGCCACACTTTGTGCATCAG CTCTCAACAGTGGATGCCCATGCCCGGACCCCCGTGCTGCAGGTGCGCCCACTGGACAGCCCAGCTATGATCAGCCTCCCGCCACCCACTGCTGCTACTGGGGTCTTCTCCCTCAAGGCCCGGCCCGGCCTGCCACCTG GGATCAACGTGACCAGCCTGGAGTGGGTGTCCAGGGAGCCAGCACTGCTCTGTGCCTTCCCAAGCCCCAGTGTGCCCAGGAAGGACAG CACCCTTTCGACTGTGCCCCAGGGCGCCTACTCACTGCTGGCAAATGGTGTCTGCAAGTGGCCCGGATGCGAGAAGGTCTTCGAGGAGCCAGAGGGCTTCCTCAA GCACTGCCAGGCAGACCACCTCCTGGATGAGAAGGGCAGGGCTCAGTGTCTTCTCCAGAGGGAGGTGGTGCAGTCTCTGGAGCAACAG CTGGTGCTGGAGAAGGAGAAGCTGGGTGCTATGCAGGCCCACCTGGCTGGGAAGATGGCCACAACCAAGGCTCCATCTGCG gcatCATCTGAGAAGGGCTCCTGCTGTATCGTAGCCGCTGGCACCCAGGGCActgctggcccagcctggcccggCCCCCAGGAGGCCCCTGACGGCCTGTTTGCTGTGCGGAGGCACCTCTGGGGCAGCCATGGAAACAGCACATTCCCAG AGTTCTTCCACAACATGGACTACTTCAAGTTCCACAACATGCGGCCCCCTTTCACCTATGCCACCCTCATCCGTTGG GCCATCCTGGAGGCTCCCGAGAAGCAGCGGACCCTCAATGAGATCTATCACTGGTTTACACGCATGTTCGCCTTCTTCAGAAACCACCCTGCCACCTGGAAG AATGCCATCCGCCACAACCTGAGCCTGCACAAGTGCTTTGTGCGTGTGGAGAGTGAGAAGGGGGCCGTGTGGACCGTGGATGAGTTCGAGTTCCGCAAGAAGAGGAGCCAGAGGCCCAGCAGGTGTTCCAACCCCACACCTGGCTCCTGA